From the genome of Glycine soja cultivar W05 chromosome 14, ASM419377v2, whole genome shotgun sequence:
AGATTTGTCAAACTTTCCTCGTACTCAATTTGGAAGTGTTAAAAGAGCATTTAGTAAATCATGGTATAAGAATTATACATGGTTAGAATACAGTGAGATAAAGGATGCAgcttattgtttttattgttttctatttaaGTAACCCGGGAGGGCCGAGCACTTTGGTTTTGAAGTCTTCACTAAAAGCGGATCTAGAGATTGGAAGCATGCATCTCAAGGCTTGAAAGGTCATGTTGGTAGTCATAATAGTTTGCACAACTCATGTGTCAAGCACTACAATGATTATAATAATCAAAGACAAAGTGTGACAAGTAAGTTTGCTAAAGAAACCAAGGAATCAGAAGAATTGTATAAGATTCGTTTGACTTGTTCTTTAGATTGTTCAAGATATCTCATAGCACAAGGCATGGCTTTCCGTGGCCATGATGAATCCTCTACTTCGCTAAATAAGGGCAATTTTAGAGAGATGGTAGATTGGGTAAAATCTCAGAATGAACAAGTGAGGGATGCTTTTGACCGTGGTGGAAAAAATTGCAAAATGACTTGCGGTGACATTCAAAAGGAGCTTGCAACGTGTTGTGCACATGAAGTTACCAAGGTGATTATGGAAGAGCTTGGTGATAGACAATTCTCCGTGCTTATTGACGAGTCACGTGATATATCTGTCAAAGAGCAAATGGCGGTGATGTTGAGGTTAGTAGTTGTATTTTCCAATTTCCAATTTTCATTACCTATTACTCTCTATGCCGCCAAGTAAACTGGTTGaatttgttttaggtttttgaatgacaaagggaaTGTTGTGGAACGATTTATTGCTCTACATCATGTCACAGATACTTCATCTAAGTCATTAAAGGATGCTCTTTATGGTATTCTTGATAAGTACACATTATCTATTTCAAGGATACGAGGGCAAGGATATGATGGAGCTTCAAATATGAGAGGTGAATTTAAtggtttgcaaagaaaaattctaGATGAAAATCCTTATGCTTTCTATGTCCATTGTTATGCTCACCGTTTGCAATTGGTTGTTGTGTCTGTTACTAGTAGTTGCTCATCTATTCATGATTTCTTTAAGTACATCACCTTGATTGTGAATACAACAAGTGCATCTTGTAAGAGGAGGGATGCTTTGACAGAGGCACAAcacaaagatattttaaataaacttgaGAGTGGTGAGATATCTAGAGGAAGGGGCTTACACCAATCATCTAGTCTCACTAGACCCGGGGATACTAGATGGGGTTCACATCATACTACATTGCTTCGTTTGGATCAAATGTGGTCCTCCGTGTTAAAGGTGCTTAGTATGGTTGATGAAGATGGACGTGGACCATCTCAAGCAGCAGGTTTGATAGAAAAAATGGAGAGCTTTaaatttgcttttattttgagGTTAATGTTAAAGTTGTTTGGTATCACAAACGAGCTTTCAAATGTATTGCAAAGAAAAGATCTTAATATTGTGAATGCCATGGAATTAGTTGATGTTGTCAAAGCTCGGTTGGGCACAATGAGAGAGAGTGgctggaataatttttttgccgATGTCCAAGGATTTTGTGTAGCTAAAAGTATTCCGGTACCAAATATGGATGACGAAATACCGGTTCGGGGTCGTTCAAGAGCAGAAGGGAGGACTATCACTAATCTTCATCATTACCGTgcaaagatttttttatgttgctaTTGATAAAATATGTGTGGAGATGGATCACCGCTTTAGTGAAGGAAGTAACATTATACTTGATTGCTTCTCATGTCTTGACCCCAAGAACTCTTTCTCCAAGTTTGATGTTGATAAGCTTGCTCGTCTTGCTGATATTTATCATGCAGACTTTTCTGATGATGACCGAGGAACAATTAGGGATCAACTTGAAACTTATGTGCTTCAAGTGAGAAGAAATGCTTCTTTTTCCACTTGTGAAGATGTTCAAAGTTTGGCTATGAAGATGGTTCAAACTGAGAAACATTTGGTATTTCCATTGGTTTATAAACTTATTGAGCTAGCTTTGATATTGCCGGTGTCGACAGCATCCGTTGAAAGAGCTTTTTCAGCAATGAAGATTATCAAGTCTAAATTGCGCAATAAGATCAACGATGTGTGGTTCAATGACTTGATGGTATGTTACACCGAGCGGGAGATATTCAAGTCGcttgatgatattgatattattCGAACATTTACCGCAAAGAAGTCTCGGAAAGGACACTTgcctcttaattttatttaacccgCTATTGTAAGATtatgtttatctcttttattttaaactatatttttgttgacaaaatgacgagtctcttttattttgattgattactatttacatattatatacAATGTGAATTtgctatctttaaatttttgcccagactttataatttttctggCTCCGCCACTGGGTGGTAATGTATATTTTGAAACAATTTGACTCAATGAAACCAAAGGTGGACTTTTCCTTTTACAAAACTGGCAGGTTTTAAGACTTtcaacatataattaaataattcgcctttataaaatcaaataatttcttagagtgaaataaatttattatattatttttattcttaatgcatgtaattttattattgaaattattttatgctttccaaaaataattaaattaatcagtttagtttatgtaatttccccccttttcgtacgtcaaaagtatatattttttaactttattttatatgaacttgttaagatattatttttagttcttactcTCTACTATCTATAttctcaaattaattatttttgtgtgtacTATATTAATTCTTCTAagaaaatttactaatttagtCTCTTTGTACATTTCCTTACAAAAAAATGACACgtaatttttgtttctaaatttaatttttgaaagttATTCATggttaccttttttttataatcttgtATATTTTATTACGTGTTTCAAAGATTATTCTACATGAATTGCATTTATACGTTTTTCATAATGTTAAATATTTCtgtcttaaataatttttagtttatattttgaaaattgaattaaatttagaCATATTCTTATAATACACAAAATATTTTCTAGTTATAATTGTTGTAAAGGAAAAATGCAACAGTTAATACGTATATCATACATTACATTGGAGTTTTAAACTTccgtaatttttttagaaataatcaAACGAAgatcaattaaaaaaacttaaaactatAGTTGTAATATGCATAGCTAATTTATAATTCTTCATAGAAGAATActttaagattttaatattatatatatatatatatatatatatataattaaaacgaAATCATAGTTACTAGCTAGATAaatctattattatattataaattataatacataaCTTAGAGGTAGGACTTTTACTCACTCTCACTTTCTTAAtcgtttttttatcaattaactaatttttttaatatttactttcTTTGTCTTTTAGACTTGCATTTAAAGcattattcaaataataataaaagtttccTCCAACTATctcaaattactttttttagccTTTCgtctgtattttatttttttgggtgtatattcttttgtttttccttgtcTTGAtgtctaaattaaatttaaataattaattcaattatcaACATTTAAAAAACTTTATGTCATAATTTAACCTAGCTATTTATTATATGtttaagaatatttatttattaaactcagaaaatataatttttttaatatatggtgcatacaaaaatattattagttacTAGTAGGGACAAAGGAGTAAGGATAGTATCCTGGAGAGGATATTATGCTCAAGACCACCAAAAAATGTATCTTTGACAACCTATCAATGATAAACGTTTCTTTCACCTTATAAAATGACGGTGCATatgcattttttcctcttaaaaaaattgatagtgTAATTGAAATCTGGTCTCTTGAATCTCCAAAACCTTCAACCTTGTTCTTCCCTTAGATTAGGGGCACATATCACATATCATTCCTTCCAAATCTTCTCCTGAAAACAAAACCATGATGAGAAGGCGTTCCCTTGTGACTGCATCACCAAAACAAGGGTCCGTCTTCTTTGTTGGCCACGACAACAACCCAACAATTCATCCTCACACTCACACCCTTCTGACTCCATCACCAAAACAAGTCACAGAAAACCATAATCACTCCAAAACCTTCAAACCCAGTTCCAATCACAACAGGGTCAACACCTTGCACACTGGTTCCACCGTACAACATGTTGAAGCGGATGAGGCCGTTGAACTGGATGTGTTGTGGACGAAGATGCAGGAAGAAGCCAAACTCGATGTCACTGTGGAACCCTTTTTGTCTGATTACTACAACACTTCCATTCTCTCTCACAACTCACTGCAAACCGCGTTGGCCAATCACCTTGCCATGAAACTCAGCAACTCAAGCCTCCCAAGCAGCATACTTTCTGATCTTTTTGTGACGGTTTTGGAGACTGATAAATCCATCATGGATGCTGTGAAGAGTGATCTGAGAGTGGTGAAGGAGCTAGACCCTGCTTGCATAAGCCACGTGCACTGCTTCTTGAACTTCAAAGGCTTTCTGGCGTGCCAGGCTCACAGGGTGGCTCACAAGCTATGGCTTCAGGGAAGGAAGATTCTTGCTGTGACGATTCAGAACCGGGTTTCCCAGGTTTTCGCGGTGGATGTTCATCCGGGGGCTAGGATTGGAAGTGGGATTTTGCTGGATCATGCGACTGGTATTGTGGTGGGAGAGACTGCTGTGATAGGGAACAATGTGCCAATTCTGCATGGTGTCACTTTGGGAGGGACTGGTAAGGTTTCTGGGGACAGGCACCCAAAGATTGGTGATGGGGTGCTGATTGGTGCTGGAACTTGTATCTTGGGGAATATTAAGGTTGGTGATGGGGCCAAGATTGGTGCTGGTTCTGTGGTTATTAAGGATGTTCCTCCAAGGACTACTGTTGTCGGGAACCCAGCAAAGCTGGTAGGAGGGAAGAACAGCTCTGTTAAGTTGGATAAGATTCCTATCTTCACCATGGACCATACTTCACATATTGCTGACTTTTATGATTATTGTGTTTAGACTTTAGAGTGTAGTGTAGTGTAATGAAATAATCCTCAGCCATGTATGCTTCGCAGTTTTGTGTTTGGGATTTTAGGTgaagtgattttgatttttgattggggctgttttttttttactatttgagTGTGTACAATAGCAGCAATGAGATTTGAACCTAGGACTTCATGTAGACTACTCAAATCTCTTAACCACTAGGCCAACTCTGGTGGCTACTGGGGCTATACTTGTTTGTGAGTAATAGAGAATTCATGTTATCCTGCTAACAATAATAAAAGCGAAAATAATAGTAACAGCCTAACAGGACCCCTTGATTACATGATGTTATTGTTGGGTATGTACAGAAGTTGTATTTATGTATGTATGATTGTGTTGTTGTAAGTTGCTGTATATGAATTTCGGTTTTCATTGCTTTCATTATCTATTCTTCTTGTAATGTTGCTTTTCCTTGTTGGAGATTAATGTGTGAGTGGTAATCTCTCTGGGCTgtagtttaataaaattaatgtagATTGTAGGCCATGAAGATATATATTGGATGGTATGCACCTTAATGTTGATAAGGGTATTGCTGATAGGCTTTTCAGTCGTGCATCCAGTGCTGTTCTTAGTTTGAGCACTCGTTtggaatttataattttcagattgttcaaatttccattttttttgtataaaagtCCAAGACTGGGTGTAATAAGAGTAAGAAAAGCCAGTTCTTTCAATCATCAACATCAAACCATCTTTGCAAGAGCTTAGGCAACATCAAATTCAGATCCTTCATGTTTATGTTATTAACCAAATGTGCACTGTTTTcagaaaatatgattttatactTAGTATGGTATTCCTTCAAAAAGTATGTTTAtttagggaaaaaaaagaaggaaaaagaatgaATGGAAAGTGAGATGGTTTTAAAGGTTGTTTGATTGTATACTTAAGTggaaggaaagaaaacaaatgtatataaaatgacacaaataatctaaataaaaaaaatgtataagaaatgaggttttttttttttataaaaaagtattttttttaacccaTATATATCTCATAGGTTGAATAGGCCTACTTAGACCCACAAGCCtatagacttttttttataagtgtatcataaaataaacttttaaacaCTAAGGTTAGATTATATCTTAAGAAAATGTTGCTAAAATAGGtcatataaatataatgtttttctttggtttttgGTTTTATGAGTTTTCATTTTATTGGATCGATTTGGAGATCTGCAATAGTTTTAAACACTCTTATTTGTTGATTTAGTTTTacgtaaaaaaatcatttcaactaaacataaaacaacaACTCATTCAATTTGATTTGAATGCAATATCCAATTTGAAACAAGTAAAACTAATCTTTTTGTAActtgtttatgttttttccttatttttttttcaatttattttatgttatactttaaaatatttctaattagACAAAGAACAAAACAATTTGATACgacgtaaaatatatatatatatatatatatatatatatatatattattaagtaatgatcaactattaaaaataacgtttaatttttattaattatttgtaaaaataatatatttactaaTCTGAATCTAATGGAAAAAAATTCAGAGACCTAgttaaaaatttagtaaaaaaaaaagtgagaccCGCGggtcaatataacaattttttatttgatcatttttcaatttatttatgaatttggcagtttaaaataattattggttgagacttgagatattttcttgcaaaatataTAAGGAGTGATTTGCAATTTGTATAAACTTGTCACGTGACCCATTGTGCAAGTAATTGAGGGGGGGTATTTGATTGATAATCATTTGTATCGAAGAAAGAAGGGACCCAAATTTTAAGAACTTGGCTTTGCTTCCTTCAAAGTGAGGTCTCTAAGTTTCACTTTCTTTGCATAGGGCAACCTCCTTTCTCTGTGACTCTGAGTATCGTAtcgttttattattatttctaattctCTCTTATCAGTATGTATTCAAAACCCTAGCTAGGTTTTTGGagctccctttctttctttccgaTCCCACCGTCAAACTTGtcattctatatgctttgcagGGTCCATTGAATATGTCTCTGTCGTTGGATCTTCCTCCCAAGGGTGGCTTCAGTTTTGATCTATGCCGAAGAAACGCAATGCTTCAAAACAAGGGCCTCAAAGCCCCAACCTTTCTCAAAACTGGCACCACTATTGTCGGTTTAGTTTTCCAGGTCTGAAATCATTCCCTCGCTCTTTTCATGTCTATTTAacctaattttatcttattatcatatatgtatgcatcgctgtgttttatttgtttttctatgtGTTTATCTTCCCTCTTTTTTCTTTGCTTctttattgtgatttttttataccGAAATTGTGAGTGGGTTCCAATGGAATAATGGATACAGACGCAGGATGTGAAGTTATGGTTCGGCTTGGAATCTCGAATGAATTAGATAATTTGTTTTTGGTAGATAGATGTCTGGCCTTGTGAGGTTTCGCTGTGCGGGTGAAGGAAGTTCACCTTATGTAAATGCTATAAGTTTGGTTGAGTTTGGTGTTAGTGTTTGGGAGCATTTGCTTAGGTTGTGaatgttgaattctttttttttttttttaatgttaggGCAATAGTTGGTTCTGAAGTTGTGCATTGTTTTATAGCGAGAATATGGGGAGCCTAGTCTGGCTCTGGATATCTTGATTTGTATGTTTTGAAAATCTACGTGACTGTTTTTGAACTCAATTTCTATCTGTAAAGTAGTACTTTTAGTCTATTACTACTCTCTCTTTTCTCTGAGAAATTTGATTGAGTTTTTATGCTAAAACTATCTTaagtaaaatgttaatttttattctaaagTATATGGATGATTTTCCTTTAGAAACAATTGGCAAGAAATAAAGTCATAAAGCTCCTGCattgatttataaattttgtaatatataaGTGGCTACTTCAATAACTGCTAATCATATTGACCTCAGCAGTGGATATTGAGCATGGTTGAGCTTTTTTTCTTGTCTACATTGTTCCATCTAGCTGGGGAACAATCAACAAGGTTGTGATTTTAATGTTACAGCTGAGGTTTAATATGAAGATTTTGTATCATAAATTTGAAACCAAGTTGCTCTGTCTACAGAGTACAGACTGCTTTATTGTGAAACAGTCCACTAACTGGGAATTGTATCATTTGGTATTTGTGCTATTAATGAGACTGTTCATGGCAATATTATCTATTCCAAACAAAGTTTTATGACTTCATATGTtgattgcatatttatttttaatgtttaatttgtatattgtAATCTAAAGCTGAAGTTTCCCACTTAATAAATCTGCCTCAGGATGGTGTCATTCTTGGTGCTGATACTAGGGCAACTGAAGGACCTATAGTGGCTGATAAAAACTGTGagaaaattcattatatggCACCCAACATATATTGCTGTGGAGCAGGCACAGCTGCTGATACAGAGGCTGTAACAGGTATTTGTTTAAAATGCATCTTTCTTGTTACACATTTTTACATTATGCCTTATGGATAGTTGCATATGGACCACAACTTTAGCTTTTgcttttgttattattaatgtaGTAAAACTGTTGAAA
Proteins encoded in this window:
- the LOC114384450 gene encoding serine acetyltransferase 1, chloroplastic-like: MMRRRSLVTASPKQGSVFFVGHDNNPTIHPHTHTLLTPSPKQVTENHNHSKTFKPSSNHNRVNTLHTGSTVQHVEADEAVELDVLWTKMQEEAKLDVTVEPFLSDYYNTSILSHNSLQTALANHLAMKLSNSSLPSSILSDLFVTVLETDKSIMDAVKSDLRVVKELDPACISHVHCFLNFKGFLACQAHRVAHKLWLQGRKILAVTIQNRVSQVFAVDVHPGARIGSGILLDHATGIVVGETAVIGNNVPILHGVTLGGTGKVSGDRHPKIGDGVLIGAGTCILGNIKVGDGAKIGAGSVVIKDVPPRTTVVGNPAKLVGGKNSSVKLDKIPIFTMDHTSHIADFYDYCV